One Rossellomorea aquimaris DNA window includes the following coding sequences:
- a CDS encoding glutamate-5-semialdehyde dehydrogenase: protein MTLIIEKTDVKKQAMLAKKASKTLSMLTTDQKNKALHILADHLEANYESILKQNEKDLKRGKEKGFEAAFMDRLSLSKERVEDFASGLRQVADLEDPTGKVVSDWTLENQLQVQKVTVPLGVIGMIYEARPNVTVDATGLALKSGNAIVLKGGSNAITSNKAIVDVMHEALEKTDIPKDAVQFINTTDREATSKLFTMKEHIDVLIPRGGGALINAVVNNATVPVLETGVGNCHIYIDKEAQVEKALNIIINAKTDRPAVCNAAETVILHEDWFNENKGAFVEKLKEHNVSIHGDEKVVEAIEDAMLAGEEDWANEYLSLDIAVKIVSSLDEAVDHIEQYGTKHSEAIVTENREAAKKFMMLVDAAALYHNASTRFTDGGALGFGAEIGISTQKLHARGPMGLPALTTVKYMMHGTGQIR from the coding sequence ATGACGTTAATTATAGAAAAAACTGATGTAAAAAAACAAGCGATGCTTGCAAAGAAAGCTTCTAAAACACTAAGTATGCTGACTACCGACCAAAAAAATAAAGCCCTTCACATCCTTGCCGATCATTTAGAGGCGAATTACGAATCAATATTAAAGCAAAATGAAAAAGACCTTAAAAGAGGGAAAGAAAAGGGCTTCGAAGCTGCATTTATGGATCGTTTATCACTTTCTAAAGAGCGTGTTGAAGATTTCGCAAGTGGTCTCCGTCAAGTTGCTGACCTAGAAGATCCCACTGGAAAAGTAGTATCCGATTGGACCCTTGAAAATCAACTGCAAGTTCAAAAAGTAACGGTTCCACTTGGTGTCATTGGAATGATTTATGAAGCACGTCCTAATGTAACGGTTGATGCAACCGGATTAGCACTAAAATCCGGAAATGCCATTGTCCTAAAGGGTGGTTCAAATGCCATTACCTCGAACAAAGCAATTGTGGACGTAATGCATGAAGCACTTGAGAAAACGGATATCCCTAAAGATGCAGTACAATTCATCAATACAACCGATCGAGAAGCAACAAGTAAGTTATTCACGATGAAAGAGCATATCGATGTGTTGATTCCGCGTGGTGGAGGTGCATTAATCAATGCTGTCGTTAATAATGCAACTGTGCCTGTCCTTGAGACAGGTGTAGGAAACTGTCATATCTATATCGACAAAGAAGCTCAAGTGGAAAAAGCATTAAACATTATCATCAATGCAAAAACAGACCGTCCAGCGGTATGTAATGCAGCTGAAACCGTCATCCTGCATGAAGACTGGTTTAATGAAAATAAGGGTGCATTTGTAGAAAAGCTTAAAGAGCACAATGTTTCCATTCACGGAGATGAAAAAGTCGTCGAAGCGATTGAAGATGCGATGCTTGCTGGTGAAGAAGATTGGGCAAATGAATATTTAAGTCTGGATATTGCCGTGAAGATTGTATCTTCTTTGGATGAAGCAGTCGATCACATCGAACAATATGGTACAAAGCATTCAGAAGCCATTGTCACGGAAAACAGAGAAGCAGCGAAGAAATTCATGATGCTTGTTGATGCTGCAGCTCTCTATCATAATGCTTCCACTCGTTTCACTGATGGAGGAGCGTTAGGATTTGGTGCTGAAATTGGAATCTCTACACAGAAACTTCATGCTAGAGGACCAATGGGGCTCCCAGCTTTAACAACCGTTAAGTATATGATGCATGGAACCGGACAAATCCGATAA
- the proB gene encoding glutamate 5-kinase, whose product MSQNNQKKRIVIKIGSSSLTSLHGEMSRRKLERLVDEVVRLKDDGHEVLLVSSGAVAAGYRKLGCLTRPSSLPEKQAAAAIGQGLLIEAYSDLLISNGYVASQILITRSDFSDEDRYNNARNTINVLLERGIIPIVNENDTVTVDRLKFGDNDTLSAKVAALVDADQLIILSDIDGLYDSDPRKNPDAELLESVTEITEDIEDMAGEPGSSVGTGGMRSKIDAFKITMASGIPAFLGKSGNSDVIYDAVQHTAKGTYFETAEDSVNLDSKKQWIAFNSGPEGEITIDSDAKERILEQKESLTIDDIYTVKGRFNKGAVVRILDNRNEEIGLGMVNFRSGQLKNPTDIKADQIAVEIDQLVCHVDLPIPVGV is encoded by the coding sequence ATGTCCCAAAATAATCAGAAGAAACGTATCGTAATCAAGATTGGAAGTAGTTCATTAACAAGCCTGCATGGAGAAATGAGTCGTAGAAAACTGGAACGTCTTGTTGATGAAGTCGTCCGTTTAAAGGATGATGGCCATGAAGTATTGCTTGTTTCATCAGGTGCCGTCGCTGCCGGTTATCGTAAATTAGGATGTTTAACACGTCCAAGCTCTCTTCCGGAGAAGCAGGCAGCAGCAGCTATTGGCCAAGGTCTATTGATTGAAGCGTATTCTGATCTGTTAATTTCCAACGGATACGTGGCTTCTCAAATTCTGATCACTCGTAGTGATTTTTCTGATGAAGACCGATATAACAATGCAAGAAATACAATCAATGTCCTGCTTGAAAGAGGGATCATCCCAATTGTCAATGAAAATGATACAGTAACGGTTGATCGACTGAAATTCGGAGACAATGATACCCTGTCTGCCAAAGTTGCCGCATTAGTGGATGCAGATCAACTCATCATTCTATCTGATATTGACGGACTATATGATTCTGATCCCCGTAAAAATCCAGATGCTGAACTGTTAGAAAGCGTAACGGAAATTACTGAAGATATCGAAGACATGGCAGGAGAGCCTGGAAGTTCTGTAGGAACTGGTGGAATGAGATCCAAAATTGATGCATTTAAGATCACAATGGCTTCTGGAATCCCCGCGTTTCTGGGTAAATCAGGAAACTCAGATGTTATTTACGATGCTGTCCAACATACAGCAAAAGGGACGTACTTTGAAACTGCAGAAGATTCCGTAAACCTTGATTCCAAAAAGCAATGGATTGCGTTCAACTCAGGTCCCGAAGGTGAAATCACCATCGATTCAGATGCGAAAGAACGTATTCTGGAACAAAAAGAAAGCTTAACAATAGATGATATTTATACTGTTAAAGGCCGATTTAATAAAGGTGCAGTCGTGCGAATACTTGATAATCGAAATGAAGAAATTGGTTTGGGAATGGTCAATTTCCGTTCAGGGCAACTGAAAAATCCTACAGACATCAAAGCGGATCAAATCGCAGTCGAAATTGACCAACTAGTATGTCATGTGGATTTACCCATTCCAGTAGGAGTATAA
- the proC gene encoding pyrroline-5-carboxylate reductase has protein sequence MLKHKTIAFLGAGNMAEAMISGTVQSGKIPSEQIIVSNRSNQGRLQEMKAKYDITALTKDDLPFSEIDILILAMKPKDIDKALDSINHLVRNDTVIMSVLAGITTSHMEEQLPAGQPVIRVMPNTSSMLKESATAISAGRFTSREDIENAKELLSSIGEVFVIEESQMDIFTGIAGSGPAYFYYLMEHIEKTGAEAGLDPELARKIGAQTIFGAAKMMLEREESPTQLRENVTSPNGTTAAGLDKLAEFGGGKAISEAVKGAEKRSKEISSSLQSKQLVTS, from the coding sequence TTGTTAAAACATAAAACGATTGCTTTTCTTGGTGCAGGAAACATGGCGGAAGCAATGATTTCAGGTACTGTACAAAGCGGAAAGATCCCATCAGAACAAATTATTGTTTCTAATCGAAGCAATCAAGGAAGACTTCAGGAAATGAAAGCGAAGTATGATATAACGGCTTTAACAAAAGATGATCTACCCTTTAGTGAGATAGATATTCTTATTCTCGCTATGAAACCAAAGGATATTGACAAAGCATTAGATTCCATTAATCACTTAGTAAGAAACGATACAGTGATTATGTCGGTGCTTGCAGGAATCACTACTTCTCATATGGAAGAGCAATTACCTGCAGGTCAGCCTGTTATCCGGGTAATGCCAAATACGTCAAGTATGTTGAAAGAATCTGCAACAGCCATTAGTGCAGGTCGCTTTACTTCAAGAGAAGACATAGAAAATGCAAAAGAGTTATTATCAAGCATAGGTGAAGTGTTCGTGATTGAAGAAAGTCAGATGGACATTTTCACTGGTATTGCCGGAAGTGGCCCAGCCTACTTTTACTATTTAATGGAACACATTGAAAAGACAGGTGCCGAAGCCGGATTAGATCCTGAATTAGCACGTAAAATCGGAGCTCAAACCATTTTCGGTGCAGCCAAAATGATGCTTGAGCGTGAAGAATCACCAACTCAACTAAGAGAGAATGTAACATCCCCAAATGGTACTACAGCTGCAGGACTTGATAAACTAGCAGAGTTCGGCGGAGGTAAGGCTATCTCAGAAGCTGTCAAGGGAGCAGAAAAACGATCGAAAGAAATAAGCTCATCCTTACAGTCCAAACAATTAGTAACCAGCTAA